A single genomic interval of Pseudochaenichthys georgianus chromosome 3, fPseGeo1.2, whole genome shotgun sequence harbors:
- the LOC117461888 gene encoding mucin-17-like isoform X2, whose translation MLDRFKESVLLQVLTLVLLGPACEASSLGLTVHVEPLESDGGNTVRAHFTAIAPNPCPALSGLCSDGEEDCLVYPTSQPFTGTKPNSGWCVRQWQKTVPSDYNATIDLGSNTQFYVSIKASPVIRANNGKLNQPAFVALPPPLRVRVNCSQHFSLSVKDLDTDRVSCRFARADLGECVSCTEHSFIELDNRKCKLKFTGKAAAGQYFIFLMAEDRIANPKISEVIENKPLSAVPVHLSLTVEEWASSCSDVPIATGDTPNKDSMLFVLPYQQVNFTTDFTSQLESFQSEPRCVWLYQREMRTLPAGTELTCEDTEMTLVLPLDSLSEINLEELQLNSPTCPISYNSTHLTARISLSGCGTETLHAGSELVYTNTLQSVRPYTMVSRLPTLILPLACRIPKKVNVTGPNYVMSTPTDEEVFGKIRVWIELHFPGEGPLSKFTKLPRFRILRMSPGRLSREAEYPSERNSIRTSTSSIDNSTTTNSTNNSTSNDDSSSTNTSTGTMGSRISMLDLHVMSNCSLSQAKMLVSNCYESETEDFATSNPIMEQGCSSSSSTLEIVTSQTNSRVYRLDLSTLEAQGSLVYIQCTVNLCIAIMPSEECPDLCSRSLNSKSVVSSLLTRSYTIQSSPISLVVTTPAPTTTAAKGPTTTKKTTTTTTTATVTTMLTSSHAPEQASALAAGVILTTMSIFLQNIFLY comes from the exons ATGTTGGACAGATTCAAAGAGAGCGTCCTGCTGCAGGTCCTGACTCTGGTCCTGCTCGGCCCGGCCTGCGAAGCCTCTTCTCTGGGCCTGACGGTCCATGTTGAGCCCCTGGAAAGCGATGGAGGGAATACG GTGCGGGCTCATTTCACCGCAATCGCTCCCAATCCCTGCCCAGCGCTGTCTGGACTGTGCTCTGATGGGGAGGAGGACTGTCTGGTCTACCCCACCTCGCAACCTTTCACTGGCACTAAACCAAACTCTGGCTGGTGCGTCCGCCAGTGGCAGAAGACCGTCCCCAGTGATTACAACGCCACCATAGATTTAGG ATCCAACACACAATTTTATGTTTCGATAAAAGCAAGCCCAGTAATCAGAGCAAACAACGGAAAACTCAACCAACCGGCTTTTGTCGCTCTCCCTCCTCCGctaag GGTCCGTGTGAACTGCTCCCAACACTTCTCTCTGTCGGTGAAAGACCTGGACACGGACAGGGTGAGCTGTCGCTTTGCCCGCGCCGACCTGGGAGAGTGTGTCAGCTGCACTGAGCATTCCTTCATAGAGCTGGATAAT AGGAAATGTAAGTTGAAGTTCACtggaaaagcagcagcaggccagtaTTTCATCTTCCTGATGGCAGAGGACCGGATCGCTAACCCTAAAATAAGCGAAGTCATAGAGAACAAACCCCTCAGCGCGGTCCCTGTGCACCTCTCTCTCACTG TGGAGGAGTGGGCTTCCAGCTGCAGTGATGTACCCATAGCAACAGGAGACACCCCAAATAAAGACTCCATGCTGTTTGTCCTGCCGTACCAGCAAGTGAATTTCACCACAGATTTCACCTCGCAGCTTGAGAG TTTTCAGTCAGAGCCCAGATGCGTGTGGCTGTACCAAA GAGAGATGAGGACACTACCTGCTGGAACAG AGTTGACGTGTGAAGATACAGAGATGACTTTGGTTCTCCCTCTCGACTCCCTGAGTGAAATCAACCTAGAAGAGCTGCAGCTCAACAGCCCCACCTGTCCCATCAGCTACAACAGCACACACCTGACCGCACGCATCTCTCTGTCTGGCTGTGGCACCGAGACTTTG CATGCTGGTTCAGAGCTGGTTTACACAAACACCTTGCAAAGTGTGCGTCCTTACACTATGGTCAGCCGTTTACCCACCCTCATCCTCCCGTTGGCCTGCCGGATTCCTAAAAAAGTGAATGTTACGGGGCCAAACTACGTTATGAGCACACCCACAGATGAGGAGGTTTTCGGTAAGATCCGGGTTTGGATAGAACTGCATTTTCCAGGAGAGGGACCCCTGTCAAAATTCACAAAACTCCCGAGGTTTCGCATTCTACGTATGTCGCCGGGACGTCTGAGTCGAGAAGCAGAATACCCATCAGAGAGAAACAGCATCAGGACCTCCACCAGCTCCATTGATAACAGCACCACCACCAACTCTACTAATAACAGCACCTCCAATGATGACAGCTCATCCACCAACACTTCTACCGGAACCATGGGTTCCAGGATCTCCATGCTGGACCTCCATGTGATGTCCAATTGCAGCCTTAGTCAAGCCAAGATGTTAGTGAGCAATTGTTATGAGTCTGAGACAGAGGACTTTGCAACATCCAACCCCATTATGGAGCAAGG GTGTTCATCTTCCAGCAGCACATTAGAGATTGTTACATCTCAAACCAATTCCAGGGTTTACCGCCTTGATTTGAGCACATTGGAAGCCCAAGGATCATTG GTGTACATCCAGTGCACAGTCAATCTGTGCATTGCCATCATGCCCTCTGAGGAATGTCCTGATCTGTGTTCTCGCTCCTTGAATAGCAAATCGGTAGTTAGCAGTTTGTTAACCAGAAGCTACACCATTCAATCATCCCCCATTAGCCTTGTGGTCACGACTCCTGCACCAACCACAACAGCCGCCAAGGGTCCTACCACCACTAAAAAGACCACAACTACGACCACTACTGCAACTGTAACAACAATGCTCACAAGCTCACATG CTCCAGAACAGGCCTCAGCTTTGGCAGCAGGAGTAATTTTAACAACTATGAGCATATTCCTTCAAAATATCTTCCTTTACTGA
- the LOC117461888 gene encoding mucin-17-like isoform X1, protein MLDRFKESVLLQVLTLVLLGPACEASSLGLTVHVEPLESDGGNTVRAHFTAIAPNPCPALSGLCSDGEEDCLVYPTSQPFTGTKPNSGWCVRQWQKTVPSDYNATIDLGSNTQFYVSIKASPVIRANNGKLNQPAFVALPPPLRVRVNCSQHFSLSVKDLDTDRVSCRFARADLGECVSCTEHSFIELDNRKCKLKFTGKAAAGQYFIFLMAEDRIANPKISEVIENKPLSAVPVHLSLTVEEWASSCSDVPIATGDTPNKDSMLFVLPYQQVNFTTDFTSQLESVSEIAVVGPPELFRVGFKSVGSVATMNMRWVRSENKLARLLPICFAANTKSFQSEPRCVWLYQREMRTLPAGTELTCEDTEMTLVLPLDSLSEINLEELQLNSPTCPISYNSTHLTARISLSGCGTETLHAGSELVYTNTLQSVRPYTMVSRLPTLILPLACRIPKKVNVTGPNYVMSTPTDEEVFGKIRVWIELHFPGEGPLSKFTKLPRFRILRMSPGRLSREAEYPSERNSIRTSTSSIDNSTTTNSTNNSTSNDDSSSTNTSTGTMGSRISMLDLHVMSNCSLSQAKMLVSNCYESETEDFATSNPIMEQGCSSSSSTLEIVTSQTNSRVYRLDLSTLEAQGSLVYIQCTVNLCIAIMPSEECPDLCSRSLNSKSVVSSLLTRSYTIQSSPISLVVTTPAPTTTAAKGPTTTKKTTTTTTTATVTTMLTSSHAPEQASALAAGVILTTMSIFLQNIFLY, encoded by the exons ATGTTGGACAGATTCAAAGAGAGCGTCCTGCTGCAGGTCCTGACTCTGGTCCTGCTCGGCCCGGCCTGCGAAGCCTCTTCTCTGGGCCTGACGGTCCATGTTGAGCCCCTGGAAAGCGATGGAGGGAATACG GTGCGGGCTCATTTCACCGCAATCGCTCCCAATCCCTGCCCAGCGCTGTCTGGACTGTGCTCTGATGGGGAGGAGGACTGTCTGGTCTACCCCACCTCGCAACCTTTCACTGGCACTAAACCAAACTCTGGCTGGTGCGTCCGCCAGTGGCAGAAGACCGTCCCCAGTGATTACAACGCCACCATAGATTTAGG ATCCAACACACAATTTTATGTTTCGATAAAAGCAAGCCCAGTAATCAGAGCAAACAACGGAAAACTCAACCAACCGGCTTTTGTCGCTCTCCCTCCTCCGctaag GGTCCGTGTGAACTGCTCCCAACACTTCTCTCTGTCGGTGAAAGACCTGGACACGGACAGGGTGAGCTGTCGCTTTGCCCGCGCCGACCTGGGAGAGTGTGTCAGCTGCACTGAGCATTCCTTCATAGAGCTGGATAAT AGGAAATGTAAGTTGAAGTTCACtggaaaagcagcagcaggccagtaTTTCATCTTCCTGATGGCAGAGGACCGGATCGCTAACCCTAAAATAAGCGAAGTCATAGAGAACAAACCCCTCAGCGCGGTCCCTGTGCACCTCTCTCTCACTG TGGAGGAGTGGGCTTCCAGCTGCAGTGATGTACCCATAGCAACAGGAGACACCCCAAATAAAGACTCCATGCTGTTTGTCCTGCCGTACCAGCAAGTGAATTTCACCACAGATTTCACCTCGCAGCTTGAGAG TGTTTCAGAGATAGCTGTTGTTGGCCCACCTGAACTCTTCAGGGTAGGTTTCAAATCGGTCGGCTCTGTGGCAACCATGAACATGCGCTGGGTCCGCTCCGAAAATAAACTGGCCCGACTCTTGCCCATTTGCTTTGCTGCGAATACCAAGAG TTTTCAGTCAGAGCCCAGATGCGTGTGGCTGTACCAAA GAGAGATGAGGACACTACCTGCTGGAACAG AGTTGACGTGTGAAGATACAGAGATGACTTTGGTTCTCCCTCTCGACTCCCTGAGTGAAATCAACCTAGAAGAGCTGCAGCTCAACAGCCCCACCTGTCCCATCAGCTACAACAGCACACACCTGACCGCACGCATCTCTCTGTCTGGCTGTGGCACCGAGACTTTG CATGCTGGTTCAGAGCTGGTTTACACAAACACCTTGCAAAGTGTGCGTCCTTACACTATGGTCAGCCGTTTACCCACCCTCATCCTCCCGTTGGCCTGCCGGATTCCTAAAAAAGTGAATGTTACGGGGCCAAACTACGTTATGAGCACACCCACAGATGAGGAGGTTTTCGGTAAGATCCGGGTTTGGATAGAACTGCATTTTCCAGGAGAGGGACCCCTGTCAAAATTCACAAAACTCCCGAGGTTTCGCATTCTACGTATGTCGCCGGGACGTCTGAGTCGAGAAGCAGAATACCCATCAGAGAGAAACAGCATCAGGACCTCCACCAGCTCCATTGATAACAGCACCACCACCAACTCTACTAATAACAGCACCTCCAATGATGACAGCTCATCCACCAACACTTCTACCGGAACCATGGGTTCCAGGATCTCCATGCTGGACCTCCATGTGATGTCCAATTGCAGCCTTAGTCAAGCCAAGATGTTAGTGAGCAATTGTTATGAGTCTGAGACAGAGGACTTTGCAACATCCAACCCCATTATGGAGCAAGG GTGTTCATCTTCCAGCAGCACATTAGAGATTGTTACATCTCAAACCAATTCCAGGGTTTACCGCCTTGATTTGAGCACATTGGAAGCCCAAGGATCATTG GTGTACATCCAGTGCACAGTCAATCTGTGCATTGCCATCATGCCCTCTGAGGAATGTCCTGATCTGTGTTCTCGCTCCTTGAATAGCAAATCGGTAGTTAGCAGTTTGTTAACCAGAAGCTACACCATTCAATCATCCCCCATTAGCCTTGTGGTCACGACTCCTGCACCAACCACAACAGCCGCCAAGGGTCCTACCACCACTAAAAAGACCACAACTACGACCACTACTGCAACTGTAACAACAATGCTCACAAGCTCACATG CTCCAGAACAGGCCTCAGCTTTGGCAGCAGGAGTAATTTTAACAACTATGAGCATATTCCTTCAAAATATCTTCCTTTACTGA
- the taldo1 gene encoding transaldolase, with product MMSSVSPDKRRKMESALNQLKKHTVVVADTGDFNAIEEYKPQDATTNPSLILAAAKMPAYQHLVDQAIKYGIAIGGTEDEQVANTMDKLFVSFGLEILKKVPGRVSTEVDARLSFDKEEMVAKALRIIALYEEAGIGKERVLIKLSSTWEGIQAGRELEEKHGVHCNMTLLFSFAQAVACAEAKVTLISPFVGRILDWYKESTGRKSYEPQEDPGVLSVTQIFNYYKKFDYSTVVMGASFRNTGQVKALAGCDLLTISPSLLAELSQDHSTVTEMLKVEKAKASDLEKIHLDEKDYRWQHNEDQMATEKLSDGIRKFAADAIKLETMIKEKMLNVKNGK from the exons ATGATGTCCTCTGTGTCACCAGACAAACGAAGAAAGATGGAGTCCGCACTGAACCAGCTGAAGAAACACACTGTAGTGGTGGCAGACACTGGAGACTTTAACG CCATTGAAGAGTACAAGCCTCAAGATGCCACTACCAACCCGTCTCTGATCCTGGCTGCTGCCAAGATGCCAGCCTACCAGCACCTGGTGGATCAGGCCATTAAATATGGCATCGCCATCGGCGG AACTGAAGATGAGCAGGTAGCCAACACCATGGACAAGCTGTTTGTGAGTTTCGGGCTAGAGATCCTGAAGAAGGTCCCAGGCAGAGTCTCCACTGAGGTGGATGCCAG ATTATCTTTCGATAAAGAGGAAATGGTTGCCAAAGCCCTGAGGATCATCGCTCTCTATGAAGAAGCAGGCATCGGCAAGGAGCGTGTGCTCATCAAGCTGTCGTCCACATGGGAAGGGATCCAGGCCGGCAG GGAACTGGAGGAGAAGCACGGTGTTCACTGCAACATGACCCTGCTGTTCTCCTTTGCTCAGGCTGTGGCCTGTGCAGAAGCAAAGGTCACGCTCATATCACCCTTCGTGGGGCGCATCCTCGACTGGTACAAGGAGAGTACAGGCCGCAAGAGCTACGAGCCACAGGAAGACCCAG GTGTACTGAGTGTGACCCAGATTTTTAACTATTACAAGAAGTTTGACTACAGCACTGTGGTGATGGGCGCCTCCTTCAGGAACACGGGGCAGGTTAAGGCCCTGGCAGGCTGCGATCTGCTCACCATCTCCCCCAGCCTGCTGGCAGAGCTCAGCCAGGACCACAGCACTGTCACTGAGATGCTCAAAGTGGAAAAAG CAAAGGCCTCTGATCTGGAGAAGATCCACCTGGATGAGAAGGATTACCGCTGGCAGCACAACGAGGACCAGATGGCCACGGAGAAACTGTCCGATGGCATTCGCAAGTTTGCTGCTGACGCCATCAAGCTGGAGACCATGATCAAA gagaaaatgctcaatgtcaaaAACGGGAAGTGA